One Ignavibacteria bacterium genomic window carries:
- a CDS encoding TonB-dependent receptor, with amino-acid sequence MKRFFIICISLTLFICNYAFSQSKGSITGTVIEEISAKPLEGVSVKLMDAAGTTINGDVTKTDGSFSITDIDFGKYNLEISFIGYKTITRNDVEVANSDVLNLGQIKLLSDSIKTDEILVETDKPNVQFEDDKLVYNVGSNTVAKGETVLDVLKKTPMVSVDEQDNVSIRGNTGVKILIDGKESRSFSNLNQMPAELVEKIEVITNPSAKYQAEGVAGIINIVLKDMDVFGTNGYLNLSGGYKDIYNAGTTLGLKKNKFSAELNLYTGQWYSDGTGFSRRDNLNNQSLKYVTNDYNSSNRSRWYYGAPSMNYTFDKKTFVEFFGDFVISNWTYKYNSNINNTTSQNVSVSQIDQRNNMDGKWKSYNAGIFFNKKFNEDGDHELSIQTSYNKPGNDQNNFITRSSMDGNGNPTSPNPYVYKENRNFNYNNFYASADYILPIDKTNKFEAGYKGSIENEDNDFTNDSLNHATGQYDRNTLISNRFKYDKNIQALYTVFNTSLAGIGIKAGLRMEHADINGDVINTGQKFNNKYTDLFPSATISYKFGMTEEIKASYSRRINRPFSWFLNPFLSQNTPQALYSGNPDLDPEYTNSFELAFMKFFGTFSVTPTAFFRRKTDVISFYSELIDSNTTFSTYRNIGTSDNYGMDLIIGGRPLNWLNLNGTLSYYISKFDENSLPSGAEREGSLWQANLNSFVTLPENFSLQIFYNYQGDNVTVQGKTKGFHNLSAGVSKSFLDNTLTFNLMVRDILKQSSFYAETYASGYTSVNETKNNQRTINFSISYRFGKMEQEQKPQRKNEGSNQQAPPPTN; translated from the coding sequence ATGAAAAGATTTTTTATAATTTGTATTTCCCTTACTTTATTTATTTGTAACTATGCTTTTTCACAGAGCAAGGGTTCTATAACGGGAACAGTCATCGAAGAAATTTCTGCAAAACCGCTTGAAGGAGTCTCGGTTAAGCTTATGGATGCAGCAGGAACAACTATAAACGGTGATGTTACAAAAACCGACGGCAGCTTTTCAATTACAGACATTGATTTCGGAAAATATAATCTTGAAATTTCTTTTATAGGATATAAAACAATCACAAGAAATGATGTTGAAGTCGCAAACAGTGATGTTTTAAATTTAGGTCAGATAAAACTGTTAAGCGACAGCATAAAAACCGATGAAATCCTTGTTGAGACAGACAAACCGAACGTTCAGTTTGAAGATGATAAGCTTGTTTATAATGTCGGAAGCAATACGGTTGCAAAAGGTGAAACCGTTCTTGATGTTCTTAAAAAAACTCCCATGGTGAGTGTAGATGAACAGGATAACGTGAGTATAAGAGGAAACACGGGTGTGAAAATTTTAATTGATGGAAAAGAATCACGTTCGTTCAGCAATCTGAATCAGATGCCTGCTGAACTTGTTGAAAAAATTGAGGTAATAACAAATCCTTCTGCAAAATATCAGGCAGAAGGAGTTGCGGGAATTATCAATATAGTCTTAAAAGATATGGATGTATTCGGAACAAACGGTTACTTGAATCTTAGCGGAGGTTATAAAGATATATATAATGCAGGTACAACCCTTGGATTAAAGAAAAATAAATTTTCAGCTGAACTGAATTTATATACAGGACAGTGGTATAGCGATGGAACAGGTTTCAGCAGACGTGATAATCTGAACAACCAATCATTAAAATATGTGACTAATGATTATAACAGCTCTAACCGTTCGAGATGGTATTATGGCGCTCCCTCAATGAACTATACATTCGATAAAAAGACCTTCGTTGAATTTTTTGGTGATTTTGTCATCTCAAACTGGACTTATAAATATAATTCGAATATAAATAATACTACTTCGCAAAATGTTTCCGTTTCGCAAATTGACCAGAGGAACAATATGGACGGCAAATGGAAAAGTTACAACGCAGGGATATTTTTTAATAAAAAATTTAATGAAGACGGCGACCATGAACTAAGCATTCAAACATCATACAATAAGCCGGGCAATGACCAAAATAATTTCATAACAAGAAGCTCTATGGATGGGAATGGAAATCCTACATCACCAAATCCTTATGTTTACAAGGAAAACAGAAACTTTAACTATAATAACTTTTATGCATCTGCCGATTACATTTTGCCAATTGACAAAACAAATAAATTTGAAGCAGGATATAAAGGTTCGATTGAGAATGAAGACAATGACTTCACAAATGATTCATTAAATCATGCTACCGGACAGTATGATAGAAATACTTTGATTTCCAATAGATTTAAATATGATAAAAACATTCAGGCATTATATACTGTGTTCAATACATCTCTGGCGGGGATAGGAATTAAAGCGGGGTTAAGAATGGAACATGCAGATATAAATGGTGATGTAATTAATACCGGACAAAAATTTAATAATAAATATACAGACTTATTTCCGAGCGCAACCATAAGTTATAAATTCGGAATGACCGAAGAAATTAAAGCGAGCTACAGCAGAAGAATAAACAGACCATTCAGCTGGTTTCTTAATCCGTTCCTGAGTCAGAATACACCACAGGCGTTGTATTCAGGAAACCCGGACCTTGACCCTGAATACACAAACAGCTTCGAACTTGCTTTCATGAAATTTTTCGGAACGTTCTCCGTTACTCCGACCGCATTCTTCAGGAGAAAAACCGATGTGATTTCTTTTTACAGTGAGCTTATCGACAGCAACACAACCTTTTCAACATATAGAAACATAGGAACTTCGGATAATTACGGGATGGATTTGATTATCGGCGGCAGACCATTGAACTGGTTAAATTTAAACGGGACTCTTAGCTATTACATATCCAAGTTTGATGAAAATTCCTTGCCTTCAGGAGCAGAAAGAGAAGGAAGCTTGTGGCAGGCAAATTTAAATTCATTTGTTACATTGCCTGAAAATTTTTCTTTGCAGATTTTTTATAACTATCAGGGTGATAACGTTACGGTTCAGGGAAAGACAAAGGGCTTTCATAATTTAAGTGCAGGTGTTAGCAAAAGTTTTCTCGATAATACTTTGACTTTTAACTTGATGGTAAGAGATATTTTAAAACAAAGCAGTTTTTATGCAGAAACCTATGCGTCGGGATATACGTCCGTGAATGAAACTAAAAACAATCAAAGAACAATTAATTTTTCCATTTCATATAGATTCGGAAAAATGGAACAGGAGCAAAAACCCCAAAGAAAAAACGAGGGAAGCAACCAGCAAGCGCCTCCACCAACTAATTAA
- a CDS encoding phosphotransferase gives MDKKVKSLFSDAILDDFLKRYGLKSAEPVKFAFENLVYFCSKNGKDYVLRITHSDRRPRNLVQAEVNWINYLYENDVPAAVPNKSANNEWVETFNVEGGYFSAVLFNRAKGNAPTEENHPYKQVGEATAKMHKLALNYKEPPGYQRPDWEPEHRYVDKYIRKEDIVIAKKWNEIMDYVAKLPKDSKSFGLIHSDVHGGNFAVDENNNITLFDFDDINYCWFIFDIAMSMYYSVYHILSPEERNKKIPKYFNDYMEGYSKHFSLDKKWFSEIPHFLRLRDILLHILIYRTMGDDYILGRGAERIKNRKERIENDEPFVDFNFRV, from the coding sequence TTGGATAAAAAAGTAAAAAGTTTATTTTCAGATGCTATTTTAGATGATTTTTTAAAAAGATACGGTCTTAAATCCGCCGAACCTGTTAAATTTGCATTTGAAAATCTTGTTTATTTTTGTTCTAAAAACGGTAAAGATTATGTACTGAGAATAACTCATTCGGATAGACGTCCGCGTAATCTGGTTCAGGCAGAAGTAAACTGGATAAATTACTTATATGAAAACGATGTGCCTGCTGCAGTTCCAAATAAATCAGCAAACAATGAATGGGTTGAAACTTTTAATGTTGAGGGAGGATATTTTTCTGCGGTTCTTTTCAATCGCGCAAAAGGTAATGCCCCGACAGAAGAAAATCATCCTTATAAACAAGTAGGCGAAGCTACAGCCAAAATGCATAAGCTTGCATTGAACTATAAAGAGCCGCCGGGATATCAACGACCGGATTGGGAACCGGAACACAGATACGTTGATAAATATATTCGTAAGGAAGACATTGTTATTGCAAAGAAGTGGAATGAAATAATGGATTATGTTGCAAAGCTTCCGAAAGATTCAAAGAGCTTTGGGCTTATTCATTCCGATGTTCACGGTGGAAATTTTGCTGTTGATGAAAACAATAACATTACGTTATTTGATTTCGATGATATAAATTACTGCTGGTTTATTTTTGACATAGCAATGTCAATGTATTATTCGGTTTATCATATTCTTTCTCCTGAAGAACGAAATAAAAAAATCCCGAAGTATTTCAATGATTACATGGAAGGTTACTCAAAACATTTTTCGCTTGACAAAAAATGGTTTAGTGAGATTCCGCATTTTTTAAGATTGCGTGACATACTGCTTCACATTTTGATTTACCGAACAATGGGGGATGATTACATTCTGGGCAGAGGGGCTGAGCGCATAAAAAACCGCAAAGAAAGAATAGAAAATGATGAACCCTTTGTAGATTTCAATTTTAGAGTGTGA
- a CDS encoding dienelactone hydrolase family protein has protein sequence MKSIFRIFFVFSVLFLTADLFAQTTTKAPCCETAENEDCKFEAVDKFASFGNDAGFRNIHPNPLPSDYKDFKGETITYSLDDGTTASGYLVKSAVPSNKWIFVFQEWWGLNDYIKKESDEINNDLGAVNVLALDLYDGKVATTREEASKYVQSVDKNRIYKMISGASTYAGSDAQIATLGWCFGGTWSLQAAIELGSKCDACVFYYGQPEGSIERLSKLECPVLMVWASQDKSITDSTVTAFQKNMETAGKSLVVLTYDASHGFANPSNPNHNQEATINSKLKVLSFLKTNLMDNN, from the coding sequence ATGAAATCAATATTCCGGATTTTTTTTGTGTTTTCAGTTTTATTCTTGACTGCAGATTTATTTGCTCAAACAACCACGAAAGCTCCTTGTTGTGAAACAGCTGAAAACGAGGATTGCAAGTTTGAAGCTGTTGATAAATTTGCTTCATTCGGGAATGATGCAGGATTCAGAAACATACATCCTAATCCGCTGCCATCAGACTATAAAGATTTTAAAGGTGAAACTATTACTTACTCTCTAGATGACGGCACAACTGCAAGCGGATATTTAGTTAAGTCGGCAGTTCCTTCAAATAAGTGGATTTTTGTTTTTCAGGAATGGTGGGGACTTAATGATTACATAAAAAAAGAATCCGATGAAATAAATAATGATTTAGGCGCTGTTAATGTTCTCGCTCTTGATTTATATGACGGTAAAGTTGCAACAACAAGGGAAGAAGCATCTAAGTATGTTCAGTCTGTTGATAAGAACAGGATTTATAAAATGATTTCAGGAGCATCTACTTACGCCGGTTCAGATGCTCAGATTGCAACTTTAGGATGGTGTTTTGGAGGAACGTGGTCTCTTCAGGCAGCAATTGAGCTCGGAAGCAAATGTGATGCGTGTGTGTTTTATTACGGACAGCCCGAAGGAAGTATCGAGCGTTTAAGTAAACTTGAGTGCCCCGTTCTTATGGTTTGGGCATCGCAGGATAAATCAATAACGGATTCAACTGTTACGGCATTTCAAAAAAATATGGAAACTGCCGGAAAGTCTTTAGTTGTGCTGACTTATGATGCTTCTCATGGTTTTGCAAATCCAAGTAATCCTAATCATAATCAAGAAGCAACCATAAATTCCAAACTTAAAGTTTTATCATTTCTAAAAACCAATTTGATGGATAATAACTAA
- a CDS encoding aminopeptidase, with protein sequence MSPDLLKKYSEVIVKSALDIYEGQCLLIIAGVLNHDFAVMVADTAYENGAKYVDVWFSSDKIKKSRIARNKKESFLEFIPNYSVTRSNELLANDWAFLKIDNVDEIDVMKGIDTHKMEIITKNEQKAYMRQAQAITSFHMQWSIAAPPGVNWAKRVTGIDDENKAKEKLSENLIKILRLDAHDPVKEWKEHAEQLNIRAIKLASMNLDKLVFSADGTNLEIGLNSGCIWKGGLVNALNGRTFIPNLPTEEVFTTPDFRRTNGRAKVTRPVKVLETQINGIWFEFKEGKLVDYGCDNNKEILDTYFNIDEGARYLGEVALVDSRSKIFESGLIFNSILYDENAACHIALGRGFSACIENGNDLTSPEEMKKHGCNFSLVHTDFMIGTKDINVAGYDKAGNKHRILEDGRFVI encoded by the coding sequence ATGTCACCCGATTTATTAAAAAAGTATTCGGAAGTAATTGTAAAAAGCGCTCTCGATATTTATGAAGGGCAGTGCCTGCTCATAATTGCAGGAGTTCTTAACCATGATTTTGCAGTGATGGTTGCCGATACTGCTTATGAAAATGGAGCAAAATATGTTGATGTATGGTTCAGCTCTGATAAAATAAAAAAATCGCGCATTGCCAGAAACAAGAAAGAATCATTTTTGGAATTCATTCCAAATTACAGCGTCACCAGAAGCAATGAGCTTCTTGCAAATGATTGGGCGTTTCTGAAAATTGACAATGTTGATGAAATAGATGTGATGAAAGGGATTGACACACATAAAATGGAAATCATAACGAAGAATGAACAAAAAGCTTATATGAGACAGGCGCAGGCAATAACTTCTTTTCATATGCAATGGTCTATAGCTGCTCCTCCGGGAGTAAACTGGGCAAAACGTGTAACAGGAATTGATGATGAAAATAAAGCAAAAGAAAAATTATCTGAAAATCTTATTAAGATACTTCGTCTCGATGCGCATGACCCTGTGAAGGAATGGAAAGAACACGCAGAGCAGCTGAATATAAGAGCAATCAAGCTTGCGAGCATGAATTTGGATAAATTGGTTTTCAGTGCAGATGGAACAAATCTTGAAATCGGGCTTAATTCGGGATGCATCTGGAAGGGCGGTTTGGTAAATGCCCTTAATGGCAGAACGTTCATTCCGAACTTGCCGACTGAAGAAGTTTTTACTACTCCTGATTTCAGAAGAACAAACGGTAGAGCAAAAGTTACCCGTCCCGTGAAGGTTCTTGAGACGCAAATCAATGGAATTTGGTTTGAGTTTAAAGAGGGGAAGCTTGTTGATTACGGATGTGACAACAACAAGGAAATTCTTGATACTTATTTTAATATTGATGAAGGCGCAAGGTATCTTGGCGAAGTTGCACTTGTTGACAGCCGTTCGAAAATTTTTGAAAGCGGATTAATATTTAACAGCATTCTTTATGATGAAAACGCTGCGTGTCATATTGCGCTCGGCAGGGGATTTAGCGCCTGTATTGAAAATGGAAATGATTTAACATCGCCTGAAGAAATGAAAAAACATGGTTGTAATTTTTCGCTAGTGCATACAGATTTTATGATTGGAACAAAAGATATAAACGTTGCGGGTTATGATAAAGCAGGGAACAAACACCGCATACTTGAAGATGGAAGATTTGTAATCTGA
- a CDS encoding glycosyltransferase family 2 protein: MIISIIIPTYNEINYIDELINSLLKNNIKDCEILFADGGSTDGTQEVIKKYSAKYPFIKLVENEKQYVNFGFNKAFKQSVGKYVTLMGAHAKYPPDFFVNAIKYLDADECDAVGGPLVQSGTTSKGKAIAYCLSSKFGVGNTEFRVYKDKRYVDSVAFAVYKREVFEKAGLLDEDLIKNHDDEFHYRLNKFGFRILMVPEMQCEYFVRNSFAGLFKQYYNYGLYKPLVFAKLKTGIRMRHLIPPLFSLYILFLPLAIIFPFYLIPLTIYLVGNFYFSFINSNSFKIKLFSFLAFPIIHFSYGLGFLFGLGKLF; the protein is encoded by the coding sequence TTGATTATAAGCATAATCATACCTACCTATAACGAAATCAATTACATAGACGAGTTAATAAATTCCCTTCTTAAAAATAATATTAAGGATTGTGAAATACTTTTTGCGGACGGAGGTTCAACTGACGGCACACAGGAAGTCATAAAAAAATATTCCGCTAAGTATCCGTTTATTAAATTAGTTGAAAACGAAAAACAATATGTGAACTTTGGTTTCAATAAAGCTTTTAAACAGTCAGTTGGCAAATATGTAACTTTAATGGGTGCTCATGCAAAATATCCTCCCGATTTTTTTGTTAATGCAATAAAATATCTCGATGCTGATGAATGTGATGCGGTAGGAGGACCTTTGGTGCAGTCAGGAACCACTTCCAAAGGAAAAGCAATTGCATATTGCTTATCATCTAAGTTTGGTGTTGGCAACACGGAATTCCGCGTTTACAAAGATAAAAGATATGTTGACAGTGTTGCTTTTGCTGTTTATAAACGTGAAGTGTTTGAGAAGGCCGGTCTGCTTGATGAAGATTTAATTAAAAATCATGATGATGAATTCCATTATCGTCTGAATAAATTCGGATTCAGAATTCTTATGGTTCCCGAAATGCAATGTGAGTATTTTGTGAGAAACAGCTTTGCTGGTTTATTCAAACAATATTATAATTACGGTTTATATAAACCTCTTGTATTTGCAAAGCTTAAAACCGGGATAAGAATGAGGCATTTAATTCCGCCGTTGTTTTCCCTATATATTTTGTTTTTACCTCTGGCAATTATCTTTCCGTTTTATCTTATACCGCTTACGATTTATCTGGTTGGAAATTTTTACTTTTCGTTTATAAACTCAAATTCATTTAAAATAAAACTCTTTTCATTCCTGGCTTTTCCGATTATACACTTCAGTTACGGATTAGGATTCTTATTCGGCTTAGGAAAATTATTTTAA
- a CDS encoding formyltransferase family protein, translating to MNIIFFGRDNSFNRAIIKFLNLDHKVIAVFWVENDRYTFKHKVKKFNKRRKKYGLLKASDEVLFHAFDRLFLRKKEGNKLKEYPEYFFQKHKLDCPEYRIEKIHNKEWLDKIRELKPDLIFNVCSNTIFKPNLYNIPKYGTLVLHEGVTPEYKGLHSNLWALMNKDFDKVGYTLLKVNDEIDGGELVSQAVYKLKNDESYRMWGYISHKSIIENLHIMREDLKKYEQTNEVKKNDPARKRNYYTWIGLSNFLKLYRKNYKNN from the coding sequence TTGAATATTATTTTTTTTGGAAGAGATAATTCGTTTAACAGGGCAATTATCAAGTTTCTGAATTTAGATCACAAAGTCATAGCAGTATTCTGGGTTGAAAATGACAGATACACTTTTAAGCATAAGGTTAAAAAATTTAACAAACGCCGAAAAAAATACGGCTTGCTAAAGGCTTCGGATGAAGTTTTGTTTCATGCATTCGACAGGTTATTTCTTAGAAAGAAAGAAGGCAACAAACTTAAGGAATATCCTGAATATTTTTTCCAAAAACATAAACTTGATTGTCCTGAATACAGAATAGAAAAGATTCACAATAAAGAATGGCTTGATAAAATCCGTGAGCTTAAGCCCGATTTGATTTTCAATGTATGCTCAAACACGATTTTTAAACCCAATCTGTATAACATACCAAAATACGGCACTCTTGTTTTGCATGAGGGCGTAACACCGGAATATAAAGGACTCCACAGCAACTTATGGGCGTTAATGAATAAGGATTTTGATAAAGTCGGATATACTTTGTTGAAAGTTAATGACGAAATAGACGGAGGAGAATTGGTTTCTCAGGCAGTATATAAACTAAAAAATGATGAAAGTTACAGGATGTGGGGATATATTTCGCATAAAAGCATAATTGAAAATCTTCATATTATGAGAGAAGACCTTAAAAAATATGAACAAACTAATGAAGTAAAGAAAAATGACCCTGCCAGGAAACGCAATTATTATACTTGGATTGGGTTAAGTAATTTCCTGAAATTATATCGTAAAAATTATAAAAATAATTGA
- a CDS encoding class I SAM-dependent methyltransferase — MDNKVRDIIEWDIAAWKVCLKYWDCVLDKYKTKSDLRGLEIGARSGGLTLYLSTKLDIEVYCSDLVNPKPTASELHSKYNLKNIHYLSADAKRLPFEDNYFDIVAFKSVLGAVGRDDNFSDQKEAMKEIKRVLKKDGILLFAENATASSVHKVLRKMFISWSEYWRYISFEEMQELLKIFNSYDLKSSGFLNVFLRSESMKNVFSPVDNLVCKIIPSDMKYILYGSAVK; from the coding sequence GTGGATAACAAAGTCCGTGATATCATCGAATGGGATATTGCTGCCTGGAAGGTTTGTCTTAAGTATTGGGACTGTGTGTTGGATAAGTATAAAACTAAATCCGACTTACGAGGGCTCGAAATAGGGGCAAGAAGCGGCGGTTTAACTCTTTATTTATCAACCAAGCTCGACATAGAAGTTTACTGTTCTGACTTAGTTAATCCAAAACCCACAGCAAGCGAGCTTCATTCAAAATATAATCTCAAGAATATTCATTATTTAAGTGCAGATGCAAAGCGGCTTCCTTTTGAAGACAATTATTTTGATATTGTAGCATTTAAGTCTGTACTTGGTGCAGTTGGTAGAGATGACAATTTTAGCGACCAAAAAGAAGCTATGAAAGAAATCAAAAGAGTGCTCAAAAAAGACGGAATATTGTTATTTGCTGAAAATGCAACAGCATCTTCTGTGCATAAAGTTTTGCGAAAAATGTTTATTTCGTGGTCAGAATACTGGCGTTATATTTCTTTTGAGGAAATGCAGGAACTGTTAAAAATTTTTAACAGTTATGATTTAAAGTCAAGCGGATTTTTAAACGTTTTTTTAAGGTCAGAATCGATGAAAAATGTTTTTTCACCTGTAGATAATTTAGTTTGTAAAATTATTCCGTCAGATATGAAATATATTTTATATGGTTCTGCTGTTAAATAA
- a CDS encoding N-acetyl sugar amidotransferase, with protein MKNNQNYKMCSLSVMDNSGDPDISFDENGICNYYYEYFEKSKLRTIPDDEKDERLAEIIKNIKDAGKNNQYDCIIGISGGVDSSYTAYLVKKLGLRPMAVHFDNGWDSELAVSNIKKILNKLGIDLYTYVIDWEEFKDIQLSFLKASTPDGEIPTDHAILAVLYKIANENKIKYIVSGNNFRTEGIMPPSWAYGHIDWKYIKGVHKKFGKVKFKSFPYITLPKYLYYTFVKGIKMVSILNYINYDKVKAQKILEDELGWQYYGGKHYESIYTRFYQSYILPNKFNIDKRKIHLSTLIFAGLLSKEEALEEMSKPAYPEEKLKFEKEYVINKFGISEKEFDEIMSAPVKSFRDYPNSNGIHQKYKNVLNFLRKKKILYN; from the coding sequence ATGAAGAATAACCAAAATTATAAAATGTGTTCTTTGAGCGTGATGGATAACTCAGGCGACCCTGATATTTCATTTGATGAAAACGGAATATGCAATTATTATTACGAATATTTTGAAAAATCAAAATTAAGAACGATACCCGACGATGAAAAAGACGAACGTTTAGCCGAAATAATAAAAAATATAAAAGACGCAGGAAAAAATAACCAGTATGATTGCATTATTGGTATAAGCGGAGGAGTTGACAGCTCCTATACTGCTTATCTTGTCAAGAAATTAGGTCTCAGACCTATGGCTGTCCATTTTGATAACGGCTGGGACTCGGAGCTTGCAGTCAGCAACATTAAAAAAATTCTGAATAAGCTCGGAATCGATTTATATACGTATGTAATAGACTGGGAAGAGTTTAAGGACATACAGCTTTCTTTCTTAAAGGCATCGACACCGGATGGCGAAATACCCACCGACCATGCCATTTTAGCGGTGCTTTACAAGATTGCAAATGAGAATAAAATAAAATATATTGTCAGCGGTAATAACTTCCGTACCGAGGGCATAATGCCGCCAAGCTGGGCTTACGGTCATATTGATTGGAAATATATAAAAGGTGTGCATAAAAAATTTGGCAAGGTTAAATTCAAATCCTTTCCGTATATTACACTGCCAAAATATTTATATTATACTTTCGTTAAAGGAATAAAGATGGTTTCAATTTTGAACTATATAAATTATGACAAAGTAAAAGCACAGAAAATTCTGGAAGATGAACTTGGATGGCAATATTACGGAGGTAAGCATTACGAATCAATTTATACAAGGTTTTATCAGTCATATATATTGCCTAATAAATTCAATATTGATAAACGAAAAATTCATTTATCAACATTGATTTTTGCCGGCTTATTATCAAAAGAGGAAGCTCTGGAAGAAATGAGCAAACCTGCGTATCCTGAAGAAAAACTGAAGTTCGAAAAAGAATATGTGATAAACAAATTCGGAATTTCAGAAAAGGAGTTTGATGAAATTATGTCAGCTCCCGTTAAAAGCTTCAGGGATTATCCTAATTCAAACGGCATCCATCAAAAATATAAGAATGTACTAAACTTTCTAAGAAAAAAGAAAATCTTATATAACTAA
- a CDS encoding glycosyltransferase — MKEIKVLMLHVGDPVAENSLSSDENYIKAICLNDLQEHTYLKKDIINAFQQMESLAKNGVDIKYGFWTNRKSIKDLLNAGRKIKKLIKDENPDLVHVFWGASSSLIAVMYSNKPVVISFSGSDLLGSVNSSGKYNLSGNISRIMSLISAVFAKEIITKSEHMKTKLWKNTQKKVTVIPNGVELSQFYVIDKNEAREFLGLDKNKKIIIFFNGSGAYVKNQPLAEETFKLIKNKIPESELMILKDIPHNKLVYYYNAADLMLLTSFHEGSNNSVKEAMACNLPIVSVNCGDTKERLEGVVNSAIVTDYKPELLAKESINILLKNERSDSRKKINEVSMQTIAEKITNLYKTVLR; from the coding sequence ATGAAAGAGATTAAAGTTCTTATGCTTCATGTCGGAGATCCTGTTGCTGAAAACTCTTTAAGTTCTGATGAAAACTATATAAAGGCAATTTGTTTAAATGATTTGCAGGAGCATACTTATCTTAAGAAAGATATTATAAATGCATTCCAGCAAATGGAATCGCTTGCAAAAAATGGTGTTGATATTAAATACGGTTTTTGGACGAATAGAAAATCCATTAAAGATCTTTTAAATGCCGGTCGCAAAATTAAAAAATTAATTAAAGACGAAAATCCTGATTTGGTTCACGTGTTCTGGGGAGCATCGAGCTCCCTCATTGCGGTAATGTATTCAAACAAACCTGTGGTAATTTCTTTTAGCGGGAGTGATTTACTCGGTTCGGTAAATTCTTCGGGCAAATATAATCTAAGCGGAAATATTTCAAGAATTATGTCTTTAATATCCGCTGTGTTTGCTAAAGAAATCATTACTAAAAGCGAGCATATGAAGACAAAATTATGGAAAAATACGCAGAAAAAGGTGACTGTAATCCCGAACGGAGTCGAGCTTTCACAATTTTACGTAATTGATAAAAACGAGGCCCGTGAGTTTTTGGGACTGGATAAGAATAAGAAAATAATAATATTTTTTAACGGCTCGGGAGCTTACGTGAAAAATCAGCCGCTTGCTGAAGAAACCTTTAAGTTAATTAAAAATAAAATTCCCGAATCCGAGCTAATGATTTTAAAAGACATTCCGCATAACAAACTCGTATATTATTACAACGCCGCTGATTTAATGCTTCTTACATCTTTTCATGAAGGTTCAAATAACTCTGTGAAAGAAGCAATGGCGTGCAATCTTCCGATTGTTTCGGTAAATTGCGGTGACACAAAAGAAAGACTCGAAGGAGTTGTGAACTCAGCAATCGTTACTGATTATAAACCGGAGTTGCTTGCTAAGGAATCAATAAATATCTTATTAAAAAACGAACGAAGTGATTCAAGAAAAAAAATTAATGAAGTCTCAATGCAGACTATCGCTGAAAAAATTACAAACTTATACAAGACTGTCCTAAGGTAA